A single region of the Mechercharimyces sp. CAU 1602 genome encodes:
- a CDS encoding bifunctional 2-polyprenyl-6-hydroxyphenol methylase/3-demethylubiquinol 3-O-methyltransferase UbiG has translation MSCDSRYFVQSDDKVEKFVLPLPKGWWNRRYEYKWAQQFVNDRAVVLDAACGVPHPFKLYVAQHAKKVYACDIQPEISKKETVLTKMRSTYGAEAVSQLPENIFDKIDLREADITALPYQDGQFDTIFCLSVLEHLSIEKVKLSLREFRRTLKDDGLIILTIDVPLLTPEKLLDLMKQEGLTFEGDYSFKKSEDVLLGIPPRRFICFRAVVKKI, from the coding sequence ATGTCGTGCGATTCCAGATATTTTGTGCAGTCAGATGATAAAGTTGAAAAATTTGTACTTCCGTTGCCAAAGGGATGGTGGAATCGGCGTTATGAATACAAATGGGCACAACAGTTTGTGAATGACAGAGCGGTAGTTCTCGATGCAGCTTGCGGTGTGCCTCATCCCTTTAAGTTGTATGTAGCTCAACATGCAAAGAAGGTATATGCATGTGATATTCAACCTGAAATCAGTAAGAAAGAGACTGTCTTAACAAAGATGAGATCAACTTATGGCGCTGAAGCGGTATCCCAATTACCTGAAAACATTTTTGATAAGATAGATTTACGAGAAGCGGATATTACAGCTCTTCCTTATCAAGATGGTCAATTTGATACGATTTTTTGTTTATCAGTGTTAGAACATTTAAGTATTGAGAAGGTAAAGCTCTCCTTAAGAGAGTTTAGGCGTACATTAAAAGACGACGGTCTAATTATCCTTACCATTGATGTCCCGTTATTAACGCCTGAAAAGTTACTGGATTTGATGAAGCAAGAGGGATTAACATTTGAGGGTGACTACTCTTTTAAAAAATCGGAGGATGTATTGTTAGGAATCCCACCTCGGCGATTTATCTGCTTTCGAGCGGTAGTGAAGAAGATATGA